Proteins encoded in a region of the Halothiobacillus diazotrophicus genome:
- a CDS encoding GGDEF domain-containing protein has protein sequence MTFRIVAIIATAEFCIMLMFGMAPLPPFMKGTYLAAILDAVLLGLVSAVLIYFWVIRPFATARDSALKRLNHLALTDPLTELANRRLIMRDLAKAIAGNARHKEYGAFLLLDLDGFKAVNDSYGHETGDTVLIVVADRLRRLSRTEDSVGRLGGDEFVVLLHRLGPELPLARERALIIANKIIAEISAPIFHQEHALHVGASIGIRMLGQHDLVSDIIINEADMAMYQAKEQGRGRAFIYDYNAQKPSPGRFQFPHRLPDPAD, from the coding sequence GTGACCTTTCGTATCGTCGCCATCATTGCCACCGCGGAGTTCTGCATCATGCTGATGTTCGGCATGGCACCTCTCCCCCCGTTCATGAAGGGCACCTACCTTGCGGCCATCCTAGACGCCGTACTGCTGGGCCTCGTTTCCGCCGTACTGATCTATTTCTGGGTCATTCGCCCATTCGCGACCGCTCGCGACTCGGCACTTAAGCGTCTGAACCATCTCGCCTTGACGGACCCGCTCACGGAACTGGCGAACCGTCGGCTCATCATGCGCGATCTGGCGAAAGCCATCGCCGGCAACGCCCGGCACAAGGAATACGGCGCTTTCCTGCTGCTTGACCTGGACGGATTCAAAGCCGTCAACGACAGCTATGGGCATGAAACCGGTGACACCGTGTTGATCGTCGTGGCGGATCGACTGCGTCGACTATCGCGGACGGAAGATTCGGTGGGGCGGCTGGGCGGAGACGAGTTCGTGGTGCTCCTGCACCGACTCGGCCCGGAACTGCCCTTGGCCCGGGAGCGCGCCCTGATCATCGCCAACAAGATCATTGCCGAAATCAGTGCGCCCATCTTCCATCAGGAGCATGCACTACACGTTGGCGCCAGTATCGGCATCCGAATGCTCGGGCAACACGACCTCGTTTCCGACATCATCATCAACGAGGCCGACATGGCCATGTATCAGGCCAAGGAACAAGGCCGGGGGCGTGCCTTCATCTATGACTACAATGCCCAGAAACCGTCCCCGGGCAGATTTCAGTTTCCTCATCGCCTACCCGACCCCGCCGACTGA
- a CDS encoding GNAT family N-acetyltransferase, translating into MTDITIKTDKNIAADEVANLLASVGWGKESDYDAATIERSMAAYPIIAYCRNADGLLIGYVSAFTDGAFSTFIGELIVRPDFQRRGIGSALLAHVVDQCRGVPVYATPFQDTEEFFLERGFRIPKRLMSVVSMRNSA; encoded by the coding sequence ATGACTGACATCACCATCAAGACCGACAAGAACATCGCAGCCGATGAGGTCGCCAATCTGCTGGCTTCGGTGGGCTGGGGCAAGGAATCGGACTACGACGCAGCAACCATTGAACGATCGATGGCGGCATACCCGATCATCGCCTATTGCCGGAATGCGGACGGACTGCTGATTGGTTACGTCAGCGCCTTTACGGATGGCGCATTCTCTACCTTCATCGGCGAACTGATTGTGCGACCGGACTTCCAACGACGCGGCATCGGCTCGGCCTTGCTGGCCCATGTGGTGGATCAATGCCGAGGCGTACCGGTCTATGCCACGCCGTTTCAGGATACGGAAGAATTTTTCCTTGAACGGGGATTCCGAATTCCCAAACGCCTGATGTCCGTCGTTTCGATGCGTAATTCCGCCTGA
- a CDS encoding ribonucleotide-diphosphate reductase subunit beta, whose protein sequence is MLNWDTMEPTPRRNPAADQANDAVAAESVAAEQLNAQPAYHEVRQPAGQTTAHATGEEHAHSQTGLEGIEQGAGRVDVSAKRIINATADVNQLLPMKYTWAWEKYLAGCNNHWMPTEVSMQADLAIWKARDGLTLDERHMIMRNLGFFATAESLVANNIVLAIYRQITNPECRQYLLRQAFEEAIHTHTFQYIVDSLGLSEGELFNMYREVPSITAKDAWALKYTKNLSTGEFDTSTTEGAQDFLRDLVAFYVVFEGMWFYTGFAQILSLGRRNKMTGIAEQYQYIMRDESIHLNFGIDVINQIKIENPHLWTDAFKQEVITMVREACELEIAYARDTMPHGLLGLSAEMCEEYMHFITNRRCNQIGLPEQYPGAGNPFPWMSEVVDLKKEKNFFETRVTDYQTGGALNW, encoded by the coding sequence ATGCTGAACTGGGACACCATGGAACCCACCCCCCGCCGCAACCCGGCCGCTGACCAAGCTAACGACGCTGTGGCCGCCGAATCCGTTGCCGCCGAACAGCTGAACGCCCAACCGGCCTATCATGAAGTCCGCCAACCGGCAGGCCAGACCACCGCCCATGCCACCGGCGAAGAGCACGCCCACAGCCAGACCGGCCTGGAAGGCATCGAACAGGGTGCAGGCCGCGTCGACGTCTCCGCCAAGCGCATCATCAACGCCACCGCCGACGTCAACCAGCTCCTGCCCATGAAATACACCTGGGCCTGGGAAAAGTACCTCGCCGGTTGCAACAACCACTGGATGCCGACCGAAGTCTCCATGCAGGCCGACCTCGCCATCTGGAAGGCCCGCGACGGCCTCACCCTCGACGAGCGCCACATGATCATGCGCAACCTCGGCTTCTTCGCCACCGCGGAATCCCTGGTCGCCAACAACATCGTGCTGGCCATCTACCGCCAGATCACCAACCCCGAATGCCGCCAGTACCTGCTGCGCCAGGCCTTCGAAGAGGCGATCCACACCCACACCTTCCAGTACATCGTCGATTCCCTCGGTCTCTCCGAAGGCGAGCTGTTCAACATGTATCGCGAAGTCCCGTCCATCACCGCGAAGGACGCCTGGGCACTCAAGTACACCAAGAACCTCTCCACCGGCGAGTTCGACACCAGCACCACCGAAGGCGCGCAGGACTTCCTGCGTGACCTCGTCGCCTTCTACGTCGTGTTCGAAGGCATGTGGTTCTACACCGGCTTCGCGCAGATCCTGTCCCTGGGACGCCGCAACAAGATGACCGGCATCGCCGAGCAGTACCAGTACATCATGCGCGACGAATCCATCCACCTGAACTTCGGCATCGACGTGATCAACCAGATCAAGATCGAAAACCCGCACCTGTGGACCGACGCCTTCAAGCAGGAAGTCATCACCATGGTCCGCGAGGCCTGCGAACTTGAAATCGCCTACGCCCGCGACACCATGCCCCACGGCCTGCTCGGCCTCTCCGCCGAAATGTGCGAAGAGTACATGCACTTCATCACCAACCGGCGCTGCAACCAGATCGGCCTGCCGGAACAGTACCCGGGGGCCGGCAACCCCTTCCCCTGGATGAGCGAGGTGGTCGACCTCAAGAAGGAAAAGAACTTCTTCGAGACCCGCGTCACCGACTACCAGACCGGCGGTGCGCTGAACTGGTAA
- a CDS encoding BaiN/RdsA family NAD(P)/FAD-dependent oxidoreductase, giving the protein MSMAQAEFDVIVIGAGAAGMMCAAQAGQRGRRVLLIDHAAKIGERIRISGGGRCNFTNRDVRPENFLSRNPHFVRSALARFSQHDFIKLVARYGIAYHEKTLGQLFCDDSAKQIIDMLRAECDLGQVRWAQPRAVQRIAEGRDQAESGFSVHTDQGHFTCQSLVIATGGLAIPQLGATPFGYRIAEQFGLPVVPPQPALVPLALPPDTLTALQGLAGTAIDVVSQCPGQKARFRESLLITHRGLSGPAILQISSYWQNQNYESERPGHRKQPIRLDLLPDLDVPAWLQEHRHGKATLATLLASYWPKRFAQEWTAARGWTKPLAEHGNKDIAAMQQALTEWTLMPAGTLGYAKAEVTLGGVDTAALSSKTMESKAVSGLYFVGEIVDVTGWLGGYNFQWAWSSGWVAGQAV; this is encoded by the coding sequence ATGTCCATGGCTCAAGCCGAATTCGATGTCATCGTGATCGGTGCCGGTGCCGCCGGCATGATGTGTGCGGCCCAAGCCGGTCAGCGCGGTCGGCGCGTCCTGCTGATCGACCATGCCGCCAAGATCGGCGAGCGCATCCGTATCTCCGGCGGCGGTCGTTGCAACTTCACCAATCGGGACGTCCGCCCCGAGAACTTTCTCTCGCGCAATCCCCACTTCGTCCGCTCCGCCCTGGCCCGGTTCAGCCAGCACGACTTCATCAAGCTCGTGGCGCGTTACGGCATTGCCTACCACGAGAAGACGCTCGGTCAGCTGTTCTGCGACGACTCAGCAAAACAGATCATCGACATGCTGCGGGCCGAGTGCGATCTGGGTCAGGTACGCTGGGCACAGCCCCGCGCCGTGCAGCGCATTGCTGAGGGTCGAGACCAGGCGGAATCCGGCTTTTCCGTCCACACGGATCAGGGACACTTCACCTGCCAATCCCTCGTGATCGCCACCGGCGGGCTGGCCATCCCGCAACTGGGCGCTACGCCGTTCGGCTATCGCATCGCCGAGCAATTCGGCCTGCCCGTCGTCCCGCCTCAGCCGGCGCTGGTGCCGCTTGCCTTGCCGCCCGACACGCTGACCGCCCTTCAGGGACTTGCCGGCACGGCCATCGACGTCGTCAGCCAGTGTCCCGGGCAAAAGGCCCGCTTCCGGGAATCCCTGCTCATCACCCATCGCGGTCTGTCCGGTCCGGCCATCCTGCAGATTTCGAGCTACTGGCAGAATCAGAACTACGAGAGCGAACGACCGGGCCATCGCAAACAGCCGATCCGTCTCGATCTGCTCCCGGACCTCGACGTCCCTGCGTGGCTTCAGGAACATCGCCACGGCAAGGCGACCCTGGCCACACTGCTCGCTAGCTACTGGCCCAAACGCTTTGCCCAGGAATGGACTGCCGCGCGGGGCTGGACCAAACCGCTGGCCGAACACGGCAACAAGGACATTGCCGCCATGCAGCAGGCCCTCACCGAGTGGACGCTGATGCCTGCGGGCACACTGGGCTATGCCAAGGCCGAAGTGACCCTGGGCGGGGTCGATACGGCCGCGCTTTCCTCCAAGACCATGGAGAGCAAGGCCGTGTCCGGTCTGTACTTCGTGGGGGAAATCGTGGATGTCACCGGCTGGCTCGGCGGTTACAACTTCCAATGGGCCTGGTCCTCGGGCTGGGTGGCCGGCCAGGCGGTTTGA
- a CDS encoding Hint domain-containing protein, which yields MLKPLVDCFIAGTLVHTKDGLKPIEEIKVGDWVLSRPENPEMGTETAYKRVANTFRFENKPVVSLSWVQRPVDDSTGEKKGDRTSMFDWVFATPNHPVWVDGHGWMAAERLFEPSGRRRRPHLLHPEEWYRPLLRLADGSACHITGVSDCFRTDQPQVVYTEESYEFLESGHSWDFNESPPKLISNKVAFDMENWVDEETGEPVVFTTTVYKIEVEDWHTYFVGSTGLWVRQ from the coding sequence ATGCTCAAACCCCTGGTTGACTGCTTTATCGCGGGAACACTGGTCCATACTAAAGATGGCCTGAAGCCCATCGAAGAAATCAAGGTGGGGGATTGGGTATTGTCCCGGCCTGAGAACCCGGAAATGGGGACTGAGACAGCGTACAAGCGCGTGGCAAACACCTTCCGCTTTGAAAACAAGCCGGTGGTGAGCCTTAGTTGGGTGCAGAGACCGGTGGATGACTCGACCGGCGAGAAGAAGGGTGATCGAACATCTATGTTTGATTGGGTCTTCGCAACTCCCAATCACCCTGTCTGGGTGGATGGGCATGGTTGGATGGCCGCAGAGCGATTGTTTGAGCCATCAGGCCGACGTCGCCGACCCCACTTGCTTCACCCCGAAGAATGGTACCGGCCATTGCTCAGGCTGGCGGACGGCAGTGCATGCCACATCACTGGTGTCAGCGATTGCTTCCGCACCGATCAACCTCAAGTGGTTTATACAGAAGAATCATACGAATTCTTGGAAAGTGGCCACTCATGGGATTTCAACGAGTCTCCACCAAAGTTAATCAGCAATAAAGTAGCTTTCGATATGGAAAACTGGGTCGACGAGGAAACGGGCGAACCTGTTGTATTTACGACAACGGTATACAAAATCGAGGTCGAAGACTGGCATACATACTTTGTGGGTAGTACGGGGCTGTGGGTTAGACAATAG
- a CDS encoding ribonucleoside-diphosphate reductase subunit alpha produces MPQTTAATATQTPVSPAANALNAEVETAATTPGSLRVIRRNGKVTAYDASKIRVAMTKAFLAVEGGGAAVSMRVHDLVANLGDGITQALMRRMPGGGTVHIEDIQDQVELALMREGHHKVARAYVLYREQQAQKRAAEVKEEAEAAPQLHMKRADGTLVPLDQARLRALVDEACAGLSDVDAGAVARETLRNLFDGVPEKEVNTALVMSARTLIEKDPNYSYVAARLLLDGLRTEALRFLKQPVTECTQAEMGNLYADYFTAYISAGIEHELLDPTLKQYDLKRLAAAFEPTRDLQFTYLGLQTLYDRYFLHSRGVRFELPQAFFMRVAMGLAINEIDREARAIEFYRLLSSFDFMSSTPTLFNAGTLRPQLSSCYLTTVPDDLDGIFAAVKDNALLSKFAGGLGNDWTRVRALGAHIKGTNGQSQGVVPFLKVANDTAVAVNQGGKRKGAVCAYLETWHMDIEEFLDLRKNTGDDRRRTHDMNTANWVPDLFMQRVIEEGDWTLFSPSDVPDLHDLTGEAFTKAYTRYEEMADRGDLKHFRRVKAVTLWRKMLGMLFETGHPWITFKDPCNIRYTNQHAGVVHSSNLCTEITLHTNDNEIAVCNLGSVNLAQHVTADGLDQEKLARTIQTAMRMLDNVIEYNYYSVPQARNSNLRHRPVGLGIMGFQDALHIQKIPYSSDAAVEFADRSMEAVSYHAISASSDLARERGRYASYEGSLWSRGILPIDSIELLAQARGKYLVMNRDTSLDWDSLREKVRTQGMRNSNTMAIAPTATISNICGVAQSIEPTFENLFVKSNLSGEFTVVNPYLVRDLKAKGLWDEVMVNDLKYFDGSVQEIDRIPADIKALYATAFEVEPRWLIEAASRRQKWLDQAQSLNLYLADPSGPKLDQMYKNAWLVGLKTTYYLRAASKTRVEKTTMTKLDGKLRGVSADVMPASAEPKACLIDDPGCEACQ; encoded by the coding sequence ATGCCCCAAACCACCGCTGCCACCGCCACCCAAACCCCCGTCTCCCCCGCCGCCAACGCCCTGAACGCCGAAGTCGAAACCGCCGCCACCACGCCCGGTTCCCTGCGCGTCATCCGACGTAACGGCAAGGTCACGGCCTACGACGCCAGCAAGATCCGGGTCGCCATGACCAAGGCCTTCCTGGCAGTCGAAGGGGGTGGCGCCGCGGTGTCCATGCGCGTGCACGATCTCGTCGCCAACCTCGGCGACGGCATCACCCAGGCCCTGATGCGTCGCATGCCGGGCGGCGGCACGGTGCATATCGAAGACATCCAGGATCAGGTCGAACTGGCCCTGATGCGCGAAGGTCACCACAAGGTCGCCCGCGCCTACGTGCTCTATCGCGAACAGCAGGCGCAGAAGCGCGCCGCCGAAGTGAAGGAAGAAGCCGAAGCGGCCCCGCAACTGCACATGAAGCGTGCCGACGGTACTCTCGTGCCGCTGGATCAGGCCCGTCTGCGCGCCCTGGTCGATGAAGCCTGCGCCGGCCTGAGCGACGTCGACGCCGGTGCCGTCGCCCGCGAAACCCTCCGCAACCTGTTCGACGGCGTCCCCGAGAAGGAAGTGAACACCGCCCTCGTGATGAGCGCGCGCACCCTGATCGAGAAAGACCCGAACTACAGCTACGTCGCGGCCCGCCTGCTGCTCGACGGCCTGCGCACCGAAGCCCTGCGCTTCCTCAAGCAGCCGGTCACCGAATGCACCCAGGCCGAGATGGGCAACCTGTACGCGGACTACTTCACCGCCTACATCTCCGCCGGTATCGAGCACGAACTGCTCGACCCGACCCTGAAGCAGTACGACCTCAAGCGACTGGCAGCCGCCTTCGAGCCCACCCGCGACCTGCAGTTCACCTACCTCGGCCTGCAGACCCTGTACGACCGCTACTTCCTGCACAGCCGCGGCGTGCGCTTTGAGCTGCCGCAGGCCTTCTTCATGCGCGTCGCCATGGGCCTGGCCATCAACGAAATCGACCGCGAAGCCCGCGCCATCGAGTTCTACCGCCTGCTCTCTTCCTTCGACTTCATGAGCAGTACCCCGACCCTGTTCAACGCCGGCACCCTGCGTCCGCAGCTGTCCTCCTGCTACCTCACCACCGTGCCGGACGACCTCGACGGCATCTTCGCTGCCGTGAAGGACAACGCCCTGCTCTCCAAGTTCGCCGGCGGCCTCGGCAACGACTGGACCCGCGTCCGCGCCCTCGGCGCCCACATCAAGGGCACCAACGGCCAGTCCCAGGGCGTCGTGCCCTTCCTGAAAGTGGCCAACGACACCGCCGTGGCCGTGAACCAGGGCGGCAAGCGCAAGGGCGCCGTCTGTGCCTACCTCGAAACCTGGCACATGGACATCGAGGAATTCCTCGACCTGCGCAAGAACACCGGGGACGACCGCCGTCGTACCCACGACATGAACACCGCCAACTGGGTGCCCGACCTGTTCATGCAGCGCGTCATCGAGGAAGGTGACTGGACCCTGTTCTCGCCCTCCGACGTGCCGGACCTGCACGACCTCACCGGCGAAGCCTTCACCAAGGCCTACACCCGCTACGAAGAAATGGCCGACCGCGGCGACCTCAAGCACTTCCGTCGCGTCAAGGCCGTCACCCTGTGGCGCAAGATGCTCGGCATGCTGTTCGAAACCGGCCACCCGTGGATCACCTTCAAGGATCCCTGCAACATCCGCTACACCAACCAGCATGCGGGCGTCGTGCACAGCTCCAACCTCTGCACCGAGATCACCCTGCACACCAACGACAACGAGATCGCCGTGTGCAACCTGGGTTCGGTGAACCTCGCCCAGCACGTCACCGCCGACGGCCTGGATCAGGAAAAGCTGGCGCGCACCATCCAGACCGCCATGCGCATGCTGGACAACGTGATCGAGTACAACTACTACTCCGTGCCGCAGGCCCGCAATTCCAACCTGCGTCATCGCCCGGTCGGCCTCGGCATCATGGGCTTCCAGGATGCTCTGCACATCCAGAAGATCCCCTACTCTTCCGATGCCGCCGTCGAATTCGCCGACCGCTCCATGGAAGCGGTGAGCTACCACGCCATTTCCGCCTCCAGCGATCTGGCCCGCGAGCGCGGCCGCTACGCCAGCTACGAAGGTTCCCTGTGGAGCCGCGGCATCCTGCCGATCGACTCCATCGAACTGTTGGCCCAGGCCCGTGGCAAGTACCTCGTGATGAACCGCGACACCAGCCTCGACTGGGATAGCCTGCGCGAGAAGGTTCGCACCCAGGGCATGCGCAACTCCAACACCATGGCCATCGCCCCGACCGCGACCATCTCCAACATCTGCGGCGTGGCCCAGTCCATCGAGCCGACCTTCGAGAACCTGTTCGTGAAGTCCAACCTCTCCGGCGAGTTCACCGTGGTCAACCCGTATCTGGTGCGCGATCTCAAGGCCAAGGGCCTGTGGGACGAAGTCATGGTCAACGACCTCAAGTACTTCGACGGCAGCGTGCAGGAAATCGACCGCATTCCGGCCGACATCAAGGCCCTGTACGCCACCGCCTTCGAAGTGGAGCCGCGCTGGCTGATCGAAGCCGCTTCCCGTCGCCAGAAGTGGCTCGACCAGGCCCAGTCCCTCAACCTGTACCTGGCCGACCCCTCCGGTCCGAAACTGGACCAGATGTACAAGAACGCGTGGCTGGTCGGTCTGAAGACCACCTACTACCTGCGCGCCGCCTCCAAGACGCGCGTCGAGAAGACCACCATGACCAAGCTGGACGGCAAGCTGCGCGGTGTCTCCGCCGACGTGATGCCTGCCTCCGCCGAGCCCAAGGCCTGCCTGATCGACGATCCGGGATGCGAAGCCTGCCAATAA
- a CDS encoding UvrD-helicase domain-containing protein, with the protein MSALTGVHGLNPEQSRAVRHLDGPLLVLAGAGSGKTRVITEKIVYLIERQGIPARGIFAVTFTNKAAKEMRERTDALLPADRRRGLNISTFHTLGLNFIRREFAAMGLRAGFTVLDAEDSLAVIKSLINHSEYKDVIDPKAAQWQISLWKNDLLAPSTALNSAVDEEQQAMARLYDQYRNQLQACNALDFDDLIGRPVELLRENPEVRDRWQQRVRYLLVDEYQDTNTTQYELVRLLTGSLGAFTAVGDDHQSIYAWRGARPENLTRLATDFPNLTTLKLEQNYRSVNSILKAANHLIANDATTQPKRLWSEIGIGEPHRVIVCATAEDEAERIATEILHQHFRNQTEYRDFAVLFRGNHQARLIEQALRKLSIPYNLTGGQSFFERAEIKDAMAYLKLLVNPDDDAALLRVINTPRREIGPTTVEKLGRYARERRCSLYQAARSAGLQTMLDDRAYHRLNRFCGWLDATREQPGTDAVNVLQQLFADIDYLGYLHEQETSAKAAERRWQNLSEWLDWLTRIATDSAENGEVMDLPALAQRMTLLGILDQQTREKDSNAVSLLTLHAAKGLEYKHVFMAGMEEEILPHRDCVDDDRLHEERRLCFVGITRAQISLTFTLTQRRRRYGEWLNTVPSRFLDEIPADLLNWQGVGIEQPKAVTQAQGRAHLESIRAMLGKS; encoded by the coding sequence ATGAGCGCACTCACCGGTGTTCATGGCCTGAATCCCGAACAGTCGCGCGCCGTCCGCCATCTGGACGGTCCGCTGCTCGTGCTTGCCGGCGCCGGTTCGGGGAAAACCCGCGTCATCACCGAGAAGATCGTCTACCTGATCGAACGGCAGGGTATCCCGGCGCGCGGCATCTTCGCCGTCACCTTCACCAACAAGGCAGCGAAGGAGATGCGCGAGCGCACCGATGCGCTCCTGCCCGCTGACCGGCGGCGCGGCCTGAACATCTCCACGTTCCATACCCTGGGCCTGAACTTCATCCGTCGCGAGTTCGCGGCCATGGGGCTGCGGGCGGGTTTCACCGTGCTCGATGCCGAGGACAGCCTGGCCGTCATCAAGTCGCTCATCAACCACAGCGAGTACAAGGACGTCATCGATCCGAAGGCCGCCCAGTGGCAGATCTCCTTGTGGAAGAACGACCTGTTGGCACCGAGTACGGCGCTCAACAGCGCCGTCGACGAGGAACAGCAGGCCATGGCCCGGCTCTACGATCAGTACCGGAACCAGCTGCAGGCCTGCAATGCGCTTGATTTCGACGACCTGATCGGCCGCCCGGTCGAATTGCTGCGCGAGAACCCCGAGGTCCGCGACCGCTGGCAGCAGCGCGTCCGCTACCTGCTGGTCGACGAATACCAGGACACCAACACCACCCAGTACGAACTGGTCCGCCTGCTCACGGGATCGCTCGGCGCCTTCACGGCGGTGGGCGACGATCACCAGTCCATCTATGCCTGGCGCGGCGCGCGGCCGGAAAACCTCACCCGCCTGGCGACCGACTTCCCGAACCTGACCACCCTCAAGCTCGAACAGAACTACCGCTCGGTCAACAGCATCCTCAAGGCGGCGAACCACCTCATCGCCAACGACGCCACCACCCAGCCCAAACGGCTCTGGAGCGAGATCGGCATCGGCGAACCTCATCGTGTGATCGTCTGTGCCACCGCCGAGGACGAGGCCGAGCGCATCGCTACCGAGATCCTGCACCAGCACTTCCGCAACCAGACCGAGTACCGCGATTTCGCCGTGCTGTTCCGCGGCAACCATCAGGCCCGGCTCATCGAGCAGGCCCTGCGCAAACTCAGCATTCCCTACAACCTCACCGGCGGGCAGTCGTTCTTCGAGCGGGCAGAGATCAAGGACGCCATGGCCTACCTGAAGCTTCTGGTGAATCCGGACGACGATGCCGCCCTGCTCCGCGTCATCAACACGCCCCGGCGGGAAATCGGCCCGACCACGGTGGAGAAGCTCGGTCGCTATGCCCGCGAACGCCGTTGCTCCCTCTATCAGGCCGCGCGTTCGGCCGGGCTGCAGACGATGTTGGACGATCGGGCCTATCACCGCCTCAACCGCTTCTGCGGTTGGCTCGACGCCACCCGCGAACAGCCGGGCACCGATGCGGTCAACGTGCTGCAGCAACTCTTCGCCGACATCGACTATCTCGGTTATCTGCACGAACAGGAAACCAGCGCCAAGGCGGCCGAACGGCGCTGGCAGAACCTCAGCGAGTGGCTGGACTGGCTGACACGCATCGCCACCGACAGCGCCGAGAACGGCGAAGTCATGGATCTGCCGGCCCTCGCCCAGCGCATGACCCTGCTCGGCATCCTCGATCAGCAGACCCGCGAGAAGGACAGCAATGCCGTCTCCCTGCTCACCCTGCACGCCGCGAAAGGGCTGGAATACAAGCACGTCTTCATGGCCGGCATGGAGGAGGAAATCCTGCCGCATCGCGACTGCGTGGACGACGACCGCCTTCATGAGGAGCGCCGGCTCTGCTTCGTGGGCATCACCCGGGCCCAGATCAGCCTCACCTTCACCCTCACCCAGCGCCGCCGGCGGTATGGCGAATGGCTGAACACCGTGCCCAGCCGCTTCCTCGACGAAATCCCCGCCGACCTGCTGAACTGGCAGGGGGTCGGCATCGAGCAGCCCAAGGCGGTCACCCAGGCCCAGGGCCGGGCACACCTGGAAAGCATCCGGGCGATGCTCGGCAAAAGCTGA
- a CDS encoding NAD-dependent epimerase: MHVLVTGAAGFIGSSTSMRLLARGDTVIGIDNLNDYYDVGLKKARLARLQDHPNFSFRTLDVADRAGVADLFANARIDRVVHLAAQAGVRYSIENPHAYVDSNLVGFVNILEGCRHAEVEHLAYASSSSVYGANETLPFSVHDNVDHPLSLYAATKKANELMAHTYSSLYNLPTTGLRFFTVYGPWGRPDMALFKFTKNILAGEPIDVYNYGKHRRDFTYIDDIVEGVIRVLDRPASANPDWNGTTPDSGSSRAPWRVYNIGNSDPVELLTYIECIEQALGMKAQVNLLPLQPGDVPDTYADVADLVRDVDYRPATPVAEGVRQFIAWYRSYYSV; encoded by the coding sequence ATGCATGTTTTGGTGACGGGCGCGGCCGGGTTCATCGGTTCGTCCACGTCGATGCGTCTGCTGGCGCGCGGCGATACGGTGATCGGGATCGACAATCTCAACGACTACTACGACGTGGGCCTGAAGAAGGCCCGCCTGGCCCGTCTGCAGGATCACCCCAATTTCTCGTTCCGGACGCTCGATGTGGCGGATCGCGCGGGGGTCGCCGATCTGTTCGCCAACGCGCGTATCGACCGGGTGGTGCATCTGGCCGCGCAGGCGGGCGTGCGCTACTCCATCGAGAATCCCCATGCCTATGTCGACAGCAATCTCGTGGGGTTCGTGAACATTCTGGAGGGCTGCCGACACGCCGAGGTCGAGCACCTGGCCTATGCCTCGTCCAGCTCCGTGTACGGGGCGAACGAAACCTTGCCGTTCTCGGTGCACGACAATGTGGATCATCCGCTCTCGCTGTATGCGGCGACGAAGAAGGCCAACGAGCTGATGGCCCATACCTATTCGTCGCTCTACAACCTGCCGACCACCGGTCTGCGGTTCTTTACGGTGTATGGCCCCTGGGGCCGGCCGGACATGGCGCTGTTCAAGTTCACGAAGAACATTCTCGCGGGCGAGCCGATCGACGTATACAACTACGGCAAGCACCGACGGGATTTCACCTATATCGACGATATCGTCGAGGGCGTGATCCGGGTGCTCGACCGGCCGGCGAGCGCGAATCCCGACTGGAATGGCACCACGCCGGATTCGGGCAGTTCCCGCGCGCCCTGGCGGGTGTACAACATCGGCAACAGCGATCCCGTGGAGCTACTCACCTATATCGAATGCATCGAGCAGGCGCTGGGCATGAAGGCGCAGGTGAATCTGCTGCCCTTGCAGCCGGGAGATGTGCCCGATACCTATGCGGACGTCGCGGACCTCGTGCGTGACGTGGATTACCGGCCGGCGACGCCCGTTGCCGAGGGCGTTCGGCAGTTCATCGCGTGGTACCGGTCGTACTATTCCGTCTAG